The DNA region GATTGAACTTATACAAACATTAGTAAAAAATTCACTTGATTCTATTCATAGTATTGATAATACAATTGAAGACATTACTTCAATATCAACTGATATTTCTAAATCAATGAAAGATCAAGAAGATATATCAAATGAATTATCAAGCACTTCTTTACAGGCAAGTCAAGGAGTAAATGAAGTAACTAACTCAATGAATACTGTTTCACAAAATGCAATAGAAGGTGAAGAAAAAGCAAAAGAGACAGTTCAAGCAACACAAGATTTAATTAACGTTTCTAATGAATTAATATCTATCTTACAAAAATTAAAATAACTACAAAGAATAAACTTATAAGAGTTTATTCTTTAAATTATTTACACAAAAATAGAAAAATTATAAATAAAAATATTATAGTTCATAAATTTTTAAAACTAATTGTATTTTTTATTTTATTAAAATATTTATAGAGTAATATTTCAAATAAAAAATTAGGGAAAAATATGCCTTTGATTAAATGTCCTGAATGTGAACATGAAATATTATCTAGAATAGGAACTATTTGTCCAAAATGTGGACATATGGTTGGATATTTTGAAGGAGATAAGACTAGAAAAAAATATGGTAAATTTTTTGCTATAAGTCTTATCATTCCTTTTTTTTCTTTTGTATTAATAATTCTTGCTTCTTATACAAAAACATTACTTATTTCTGCATCTATAATATATGTAATTTTAGCTTTTATATCTTCACCTATAAGATATAGAGATATTTTTTTTACTAACTTTGAAAAAATATTTTTTTGGGGGATATGGATAACTGCAAATGCACTATTAATAACAATGATTTACAATTTGATGAGCAATTATGTAAGATAAAAGAAAAAGAAAAATCTATTTAGATTTTATCTTTTTCCTCCAGTCTTTTTCAAATTTTTTTCTTTTCGTAATTGATAGATTTTCAATAAATAGATGCCCAGTTAAATGCTCCATTTCATGTTGCCATGCTACGGCAATAAAATCTTCAGCTTCAACTGTTTTTTTATTTCCATATCTGTCAAAATATTCAATAACAATATGTTGTGCTCTTTTAACTTCTTCTGTAAATCCAGGAACACTAAGACATCCTTCAAAATTAATTTGAACTCCATCTTTATGTGTTATAACAGGATTAATAGCTTCTATTAAATCATCTTTATCTTGAATATCTTGTTCATTAGGAAGATTAATTATTAATACATTTAATGGAACAGCAACTTGAATAGCAGCAAGTCCTACTCCATTTTCTGCAATCATTGTTTCATACATATCATCTAAAAGAGTGTGAAGTTTTTCATCAAAAACTTCCACATCTTTTGATTTAGTTCGAAGTAGCTTATTTGGATATGTTATAACTTCTCTAATCATCTTATCTTACTTATGACTTGTTATTACTTTGTCAATTAATCCATATGTACAAGCTTCATCAGCACTCATAAAGTTATCTCTATCAGTATCTTTTTCAATAACCTCTAAAGATTGACCTGTTTGTTCAGAAATAATTTTATTTAAACTATCTTTCATTCTTTGAATCTCTTTAGCTTGAATCTGAATGTCAGTAGCTTGACCTTGTGCTCCACCAAGTGGTTGGTGAATCATAATTCTAGAGTTTGGTAAAGAGTATCTTTTACCTTTAACTCCAGATGATAATAAAAATGCTCCCATTGAAGCAGCTTGTCCTACACAAATAGTGCAAACATCAGGTTTGATATAATTCATAGTATCATAAATTGACATACCACTTGTAATAACTCCACCTGGAGAGTTGATATAAAGATAAATATCTTTTTCTGGATCTTCAGCTTCTAAGAATAAAAGCTGAGCAACAATTGTTGAAGAAACTTGATCATTAATTTCACCACTTAGCATGATAATTCTATCTTTTAGAAGTCTAGAATAAATATCATAGCTTCTTTCACCTCTTCCACTTTTTTCTACTACGTATGGTATATAACTCATATTATGTGTCCTAGTTAGATTATTTACCTAATTTTTCGTCTAATAATTTAGTAATTACTTTATCTTCAATCATAGACATTTTTATAGCTGCTAGGTATCCAGCTTCTTGATATTGCTTTAATACATCTTGTGGATTTTGTCCCATTTGCATTGCTTCATAGTAAATAACTTGAGTAACTTCTTGATCTGATACGTCAACTCCTTCTGCTTTTGCTAATGCATCAACAATGAATGTAGCTTTTACAGATTTTTCTGCATCACCTTTTAATTCATCTCTAATAGACTCAACTTTAGATGCATCTTCTTGTAAACCTTTAATCTCTTCTTCAGTCATTGTTCTAACTTTATTATTTAATGCAAAGTTAACTTCTTGATCAACTACTGTTGAAGGTAATGCAAAGTTAATTTTTTCTACTAATGTATCTAAATATTGAGGTTTTAACTCTTCTCTATAATATTTACCCATTTCAGCATTTTTAAGTTGTTCTTTAATTTTTTCTTTTAAAGTTTCAACAGTTGCATTTTCTTCTTGTGGTAACATTTTTTTAGCAAATTCATCATCAATTTCAGCTGGAACTTTTTCTTGAATCTCATGTAAAGTAACTTTAAATACTGCTTCTTTACCTGCTAATTCTTTTGATTGATACTCTGCTGGGAAAGTTACTGTTACATCTTTTTGCTCTTCATATTTCATACCAACAATTTGTTCTTCAAATCCTGGGATAAATGAACCAGAACCGATTTCTAAAGGATATTTTTCAGCTTTTCCACCTTCAAATGCTACACCATCAACAAAACCTTCAAAATCAATAACAGCGAAGTCACCTTCTCTTACCATTCTTTTTCTTTTGATTTTTTCTAAAGGTGCAGAAGATTTAGACATCTCTTCTAATCTTTCTTCAATCTCTTTATCACTAATTTCTTTATCTTCAACTGCTGGAATTAAAGATTTATAATCACCTAAATCAACTTCTGGTTTACAAGCAATTTTGATTTCAATTTCAATATCACCATTATCTTGTTTTTCATATTTACTAAATGCTGGTTCACCTACTAAATCATCATTTTTAATATTTAACTGTTTTAATGCGTTTGTTAAAATATCTCTAACTGCTTCGCCCTCAGCATCTTGCTGTAAGTTTTCAGCATATCTTTGTTTAACTACAGACACAGGAACTTTACCTTTTCTAAAACCTTGAATATCAAGAGTTTTTGCAGCTTGTTTAGCTACTTTGTCTAAGTTTTTTTCAATTAAGTCTTTTGATACTGTTGCAGTTACAACTGCATTAGCTTCATCAACTTTGTTTGCGTTAAATTCCATTAATTCTACTCCGAAAATATAATTTTAAGCGATTTTATCTAACTATTACTAAAGCTTTAATAAAATTAGTTTTCCAAAAAGGAGTAAGACATTGGAATTTTTATACCCAAATGTACTATTTTTTATGCTAATTCCTACAATTTTATTAGCTTTTTTTATAACAACAAACAAAAAAAATATTGAGAACTTTTTTACAAAAGAAGCATTAAATAGGTTAACTGTTCAAAATAAATATATGAATAAAAATACAAGAACAATACTTTTTTTTATTGCTATTTTATTGATGATTATATCTTTAGCAAGACCAGTAATTGACAAAAAAGAAAAAAAGATTCAACAAGAAAAAATATCTCATGTTATTGCAATTGATATTTCTAAATCAATGTTAGCCCAAGACGTGAAACCAAGTAGATTTATATTTGCCAAAAATAAACTTTTAAAACTTTTGGATTTATCAAAAGACAAAGAAGTTGCAGTAATTTTATTTTCAAATAACTCATATATTTTATCTCCACTTACTAAAGATATTGATTCTTTAAAAGATATTGTAAAAAGAGTAGATGAAAGATATACGTTTGATAATGGATCAAACATAGAAGTAGCAATAAAATCAGCTAAAAAACTTCTAAGATATGTACAACATAAAAATTTGGTAATTCTAACAGATGGTACAGAAGAAAATAATTTTGAATATGATATAAAACTTGCAAAAAAAGACAATATTAGTATTTTTACTATTGGTATTGCAACAAAAAATAGAACACCAATAAAATTAAAAGATGGCAGCTTTTTAACTGATTCAAACGATTCTATTGTTACTACTTCACTAAATGAAAATATAAAAGAGTTATCTTTAAATACAAATGGTGCTTATATTTCATATACTTTAGATAATTATGATGTATCAAGTATTATAAATCAAGTAGAAAAAAACTCAACAAAACAAGAAGATAAAAAAACAAAATTTAAAATATACACTGAACTTTTCTATTATCCATTAGCTCTTGCCTTAGTTATTCTTCTTATTGCATTCTCTTCACTTCCAAAGATTAAATATTTGTCATTTGTATTATTGGTTTTTATTTCAAATGATGCAAAAGCTGCAATAACTGATTTTCAAACAATAGATGAAGCAACAAATGCTTATAAAAATCAAAACTATAAAATTGCAGAAAAGAAATTTAAAGAGATTGCAAAAAATCCTCAAGGTTATTATAATTTAGCAAACTCACAATATAAAGAAAAAAAATATAAACAAGCTTTAAATAGTTATAAAAAAGTTGTAACAACAAATAATGATTTACAATTTAAAAAACTTCATAATATGGGGAATACATATACTAAACTAAACAAATTAGAAGATGCAGTAAAGATGTACGAAAAAGCACTAAAAATAAAAGATGACAAACAAACAAAAGAGAACTTAAAGATTGTAAAAGAAGCATTAAAAAAACAAAAAAATAAAAAAGATAAGCAAAATAAAAAAGATAAGCAACAAAATAAAAATAACAAAGATAATAAAAATAAACAACAAAACTCACAAAACAAAAATAAACAAGAAAACAAACAACAACAGCAACAACAAAATGAGAATCAAAAAGAAAAGCAAAAGAAAAGTGACCAAGAAAAACAACAAAGTAAACAACAGAAAAAACTAGACAAACAAGAACAAAATACAAAATCACAAATAAATAAAAAGAAAGACTCCATTTCAAATAGAGAAGAGAAAAAATGGCTAAGACAAATAGACAACGATAACTTAGGAGTTTTTATAAAAAAAGATGAAGAGTCTAAATCAAATACAAAGTGGTAAAACCTACCAACTTTGTATTCTTGATAAAACTTTTTTAGGAATATTATTCTCTTTTTTTAGTTTTTTCATCAATGCAACATATTTTTTATAATATTTTTTTGCCATATCCATATCATAAATATCATAATAGGCATCACCTAAATTATATAAAGCAACTACTCTATTTGGATATTTATTCACAATTTTTTCTAAGATATAAATAGCTTCATTATTTTTTCTTTTTTTATTTAAATAGTATGCAATATTATTGTAATAAGTAACATTGCTTTTACTTAATTTTATATTTCTAAAAAGATTATAAAAATAGATTTGGTTATATTTATTTAAATCATTTTTTCTTTTTAGTTTTGTATCATTTTCAATACTTTTTAATAACTCTATTTTATTTAAACTATTTTTTATTTGAGTGTTTACTCTTTTTATATCTTCAACTGTATCATGATAGTAATTTAGATAACCACACTCTTTTAGTAACTCTTTATAATAGTTAGTATCTTGATATTTATTTTTTAAATCATCAAAAAACTTTCCATATCCTTTTATTATATAATTTTCATATGTAGTTGAAATATTCCAAGAGTAAGCTCTTTTTGTTTCATGCACTTTTGTAGAATTATAATTAACTACTTTTGAATTATTTATATCATATAAAGCTAGTTCACTCTTTGCTAACATATATACTATTTTTGATTTGAACTCTTTATTTTTTGCACGTTTTAATGCTTTTTTAAAATGTTTAATTGATAAATTAATCTTCTTTAATTCATTGTCTTTTTCTTTAAAATAATAATTACTTCTATATACAGTAGTTAAACTATTTGAATTACCCCAATAACTAAGATTATATAATGCTGTTGCATAAAGATAATTATCCATTGTTGAGTTTGGATTCTTTTTTAAATTATTTTGAATATCAATTAATTTTTTTATTGTTTCATATAAAGTATATTTTTTTTCAGAATGAACTCTATTATTTCCAACGATATAATTATTAAAAATATTAAACTCTAGTTTATCTTCTTTTTTTGTTGTTTTCTTAACTCTTTTTAAAGCTTCTTCAAACATTAAATTATTCATTAGAATATTTGTATATGCTAATTTTAGTTCTATTCTTACATACTCACTTTTCAAAGTATGAGTTATCATATATTTTTCAAGTTTTGTTTTATTTTGTTTATTTTCTAAAGCTTTTAACTCATTGTATTTTTCTAAATTAATTGCATTTACATTTGTATAATCTATATTTTTTGATAAAAAATACTTCAACTCATTATTTTGTTTTTTATAAATATCTTTTATTTTATAAAATGTATATTTATGAAGTGAATTCTTATTACAAGGTTGTAACATAAGTTTTTCTAACTTTGTTCCAATCTCATCCTCTATTTTTTCATCTATTTTTGTAAGATTATTTAAATAGATTATATATTTTAAAGCATTTAGTTCATGAATATCATCTCCACTTACCTCTTTATATGCTTTGTTTAGATATTTTTTTGATACATCAATATTTTTTTGGTAAAAATTGAAATAAGCCAATGTCAAATCAACCATATACATATTATCTCTTTTTATACTTTTTAAATAAGAAATAAATGGTTTATAATCTTTAAATCTTTTTGTTGTTTCGTAATATGAGGGCATTGGGAGATCAAAAAACTCTTGAGAGTTTAAAAGTGTTCTAAATAAAAGCAAATCAAAAAACTTTGAGTTTTTATCTATTTTTGTAATATTTTTCAACTCTTCTAAAACATTTGCTTTTACATTTAAAGCTCTTATTGTATAAAATTTTATCTTCTCTTCTTTATTTTTAGCCATTGATAAAAGTTTATTCCATTGCTCATCTGTTTTTATATATTTAAAATTATAATATGCCAAATGCCAATTATATTTATCTTCACCAAATAACTTAGTAAATTCATAAACACCTTTTACTACTTCACCTTTTTTGATTAGCATTCCTGCATAAAGACCTTGAATCCACTCTTTTACTATACTATTTGAGTTTTTTAATAAATATTTATATTTTTCATATATTTGTAATGTATTGTCTAAATTATTATAATGAGATAATCTAAGTGCTATGAAAAAATATCTTAATTTTAAGTAATTATTCTTTACTTTATCAACTTCTAAAAGTGCTTCATTTACCATACTTGGTACTTTACTTAAATCAATTTTTTTACCTTTATATCCAAACCTTGAATAATAACTTTTCCATGAAGATATATAAGGCTTTTGATACTCTAAAAAATCAATATAATCTCTTATCTCTTCATTTTTTATTTTTGATAGTTCTTTATTTTTATAAATAATATCTTCTATTTCTTTTTCAGAATAAAAATTACCAAATTGTGCTTTCCACTCTTTTATATTTTGTTTTTTTATTTCATCATTATACTCATATATTAAATCATTATATACTCTACTACTTGTTAAATCACCTGTTATATTTGCAAATTCAAAATTTCTTTTATGCAAAAATCTAAACTGATAATCATCTGGCCAAAATCCCCCTCCACAAGCTATACTTGTTGTATAAAAAAATACAAATAACAACAATACTCTTAACAATATTTATCCTTTTAATATTTTCTCTATTTTATATTTATTTTTATACTATGTTCATACTGCATAATATCAATTGTATCAAAGTAATATGTTATAAATCCACACTCTTTTAATAACTCTTTATAATAGTTAGTATCTTGATATTTTTCTTTTAAATCATTAAGAAACTTTCCATATCCATTTTCTATATAATCTTCATAAGTAAAATTAGCTTTTTTTACTTCATAACCTTTTATATTACCAATAAGATTTCCATAATCATTTATTATATAATTTTCATGAATAAAATTAGTTTTTATACCAGAATCAATAACTTTTGCATTATTTATATAATATAAAGCTAGTTCACTCTTTGCTAACATATATACTATTTTTGATTTGAACTCTTTATTTTTTGCACGTTTTAATGCTTTTTTAAAATGTTTAATTGATAAATTAATCTTCTTTAATTCATTGTCTTTTTCTTTAAAATAATAATTACTTCTATATACAGTAGTTAAACTATTTGAATTACCCCAATAACTAAGATTATATAATGCTGTTGCATAAAGATAATTATCCATTGTTGAGTTTGGATTCTTTTTTAAATTATTTTGAATATCAATTAATTTTTTTATTGTTTCATATAAAGTATATTTTTTTTCAGAATGAACTCTATTATTTCCAACGATATAATTATTAAAAATATTAAACTCTAGTTTATCTTCTTTTTTTGTTGTTTTCTTAACTCTTTTTAAAGCTTCTTCAAACATTAAATTATTCATTAGAATATTTGTATATGCTAATTTTAGTTCTATTCTTACATACTCACTTTTCAAAGTATGAGTTATCATATATTTTTCAAGTTTTGTTTTATTTTGTTTATTTTCTAAAGCTTTTAACTCATTGTATTTTTCTAAATTAATTGCATTTACATTTGTATAATCTATATTTTTTGATAAAAAATACTTCAACTCATTATTTTGTTTTTTATAAATATCTTTTATTTTATAAAATGTATATTTATGAAGTGAATTCTTATTACAAGGTTGTAACATAAGTTTTTCTAACTTTGTTCCAATCTCATCCTCTATTTTTTCATCTATTTTTGTAAGATTATTTAAATAGATTATATATTTTAAAGCATTTAGTTCATGAATATCATCTCCACTTACCTCTTTATATGCTTTGTTTAGATATTTTTTTGATACATCAATATTTTTTTGGTAAAAATTGAAATAAGCCAATGTCAAATCAACCATATACATATTATCTCTTTTTATACTTTTCAAATAAGAAATAAATGGCTCATAATTTTTAACTACTTTGGAATCATAATAAAATGGCATAGAAATATCAAAGAAATCTTGAGAGTTTAAAAGTGTTCTAAATAAAAGCAAATCAAAAAACTTTGAGTTTTTATCTATTTTTGTAATATTTTTCAACTCTTCTAAAACATTTGCTTTTACATTTAAAGCTCTTATTGTATAAAATTTTATCTTCTCTTCTTTATTTTTAGCCATTGATAAAAGTTTATTCCATTGCTCATCTGTTTTTATATATTTAAAATTATAATATGCCAAATGCCAATTATATTTATCTTCACCAAATAACTTAGTAAATTCATAAACACCTTTTACTACTTCACCTTTTTTGATTAGTATTCCTGCATAAAGACCTTGTATCCAATCTTTTACTATACTATTTGAGTTTTTTAATAAATATTTATATTTTTCATATATTTGTAATGTATTGTCTAAATTATTATAATGTGCAAGTCTTAAAGCAATAAAAAAATATCTAAGTTTTAAATATCTTGAACTTACTGTTTCTACTCTTTTTAAAGCTTTTTTTATTACAACTGGAAGTTTGGACATATCAAATTTTACACCTTTATATCCAAACTTTTGGTAATACCATCTATCTGAAGATATATAAGGCTTTTGATACTCTAAAAAATCAATATAATCTCTTATCTCTTCATTTTTTATTTTTGATAGTTCTTTATTTTTATAAATAATATCTTCTATTTCTTTTTCAGAATAAAAATTACCAAATTGTGCTTTCCACTCTTTTATATTTTGTTTTTTTATTTCATCATTATACTCATATATTAAATCATTATATACTCTACTACTTGTTAAATCACCTGTTATATTTGCAAATTCAAAATTTCTTTTATGCAAAAATCTAAACTGATAATCATCTGGCCAAAATCCCCCTCCACAAGCTATACTTGTTGTATAAAAAAATACAAATAACAACAATACTCTTAACAATATTTATCCTTTTAATATTTTCTCTATTTTATATTTATTTTTATACTCTATTGTATAAAAAACTACTTCATCAAATCTATTTTTACTAATATTAAAAAAATCATTTAAAGCAACTTTTAAATCATCTAAATTTGAATCTTCAAATCTTAATATATCACCTTTATAAATGTATCTACCTTTAAAATAAAAACTTTTAGTAACTTCGTAATAATTACTTTTAATTAATTTAAAGTTTTTAAGAAAATCCTGTTTTGTTACACCTTCAAAAATATCAATTGCCTTTTTTTGTCTAAATTGAATTGCTTGTGAGTACAAAGGTAATGCAAGTTTTAATTTTAGAGGATATTTGTCAAAATTATAATGATATTTTTTTGCAATATCATTATCTAATATTGAATTTTTAGTATCAAAATCTGCTATATTAGACATATTATAATACATTAATAAACCATAATCAGCAGGTGGAACTCCTGTTTTATAATAATACTTTATTTGATGTAATCGAATAGTTGCGCTTATTTTTTTATTTAAACTTGCTTTTATTCTTTTTAGGAAATCAAAATATTTTGATTTTGACATCAAAGACCAGTCACAATCAAATTGGACTTCATCATATACAAAAGGAAGATGTTTTAAATTATTCAACACATTTTCTACTAATTCATCTAGAAAAGCTAATTTCATAGCTTTATTTGTAATATATACTACAGGAATAGATAAATTATCTTTAGGTTTAGTTTTAAAATATGTATTTATTACTTCTAATTTATTAGAATAATTAATATCCAAAACTTTAATATATAATTTATTGTCTTGTTTTTTCAAAGAAAAACTATTTTTCCAATTATAAAAAGAGTAAGTTAATTGTTTTTTTTGCATATTAAAAACTATAAAAAAAGTCACTAAAATAAAAAAGAATAAAAAAAATATTTTTTTCATTTATCAAATACCTTATATTAAATTATTTTTCTTTAAACAGATATATTTTAAAGGGGAATAGTATAGTTATTAAAATAAAGATAGAATAAAAAAACTATCTGCTGCTATATAACAAAAATACAACAGTAGATAGCATTAAAATATATAAATGTTTCAAAATTAATAATTTTGAGATTTCCTCATTTGCATTAATTCTTTTTGAACTGAAATATTTATTTTTTCATTTGGTTGGAAGTCAAGTGCATAATTTCTTCCATCATAATCAACAGAATTTAAAATAATTTTAACAGCTTCAAGTCTAGCTTTATGTTTATCATCACTTCTTACAATATGCCAAGGAGCACTTCTTGAATTAGTTCTTCTTAACATCTCATATTTTTTTTCGGAAAATTCTCCCCATAAATCTTGTGCTTGCATATCAACTTCAGAAAACTTCCATTGTCTTAAAGGATCATTTATTCTTCTATCAAATCTTCTTTTTTGTTCAGCTTTTGATACAGAGAAATAAAGCTTAATTAATATCATACCTTGTCTTACTAAATCTTGTTCAAAATTTACAACATCTTCCATAAAGATTTCATACTCTTCTTGTGTACAAAAGCCAAAGATTGGTTCAACCATTGCTCTATTGTACCAACTTCTATCAAATAATACTATCTCTCCTCCAGTTGGAAAGTGTTCAATATATCTTTGTAAAAACCATTGATTTTTTTGTGTTTCTGTTGGTTTACCTAAAGCTACAATTCTATAATGCTTATTATTCATATATCTTGTAATTCTTCTAATTGCACCACCTTTTCCAGATGCATCTCGACCTTCAAAAAGAATTATCATTCTTTTATTTTCATTTTCTAAATAATTTTGTAATTTAATAAGTTCAATTTGGTACTGTTTTAATTCTTCTGCATCATAAAGTTTTTGAATACCATCTTTCAAATTATCTTTATCATGCTCTTGAAATTCACCTAAAATACTTTTCATTAAATCATTTTCATCTTTTAATTTTTGTATTTCATCTATATTTTCATTTTTATTATTTATTATCTGTTTCATCTCAATATTTGTCTTTTTATCTTCAATAACAATAGAATCTTTAAATTTTTGCATCAAATTTAATGCACTCTTTTTAGTAAGATTATCTTTTTTTGTATATCCTAAAACTTTTACGTATCTTTTTCTTTCATGCTGAAATCTTGCAATATATTTTTTTCCAAATGTAGGATGAGCTGCTTTAGATACATATAATCCACTATAATTTGTCTTTTCAAAATCACTTAAATTCATTGTTATTCAGCCTTTGCAAATTTATTTTCTTTTTCCATTAATTCTATTTCTTTACTACCAGTAATTACTATGTTTTTATCCACTTTTATTTTTTCTTTTGCAGTTTTATCTGGATATTCAACAGAAGATAAAATATGCTTTATGCAATTTATACGTGCTTGTTTTTTATCATCACTTCTTATTACTGTCCATGGTGCAATATCTGTATTTGATGCCATAAGCATTGAGAATTTTGCAACTGTATATTTATCCCATAATTTTTGAGACTCTTTATCAACAGGAGATAATTTATATTGTTTCAAAGGATCAATTTCTCTTTTTTTAAACCTTCTTGCTTGTTCTTTTTTAGATACAGAAATATAAAACTTTAAAAGTATAATTTCTGATTTTACAAGCATTTGTTCAAATTCTGGTACTTCTTTTAAGAACTCATGATGTTCTTCTGTTGTACAAAATCCCATAACTGGTTCAACACCTGCTCTGTTATACCAGCTTCTATCAAATAAAACTATTTCTCCAGCACTTGGTAGATGTTTTGTGTACCTTTGGAAATACCACTGAGTCTTTTCAATATCACTTGGTTTTTCTAAAGCTACAACTCTTGCTCCCCTAGGATTTAAGTGTTCTGTAATTCTTTTTATAGTTCCACCTTTACCAGCAGCATCTCTACCTTCAAAGATTAATAAAACTTTTAATCCCTTCTCTTTAACGTAATTTTGGAATTTTAAAAGTTCAATTTGTAATAATCTTAATTCTCTCTCATATTGAACTTTCTCTTTTTTAACCCAAATACGTATTTTTTCACCTTTTTTGTTTTTTTCGTCATCTTCCTCTAACATAATATTGCATTTCCTTTAAGAAAGTCTTTCTTGATAATCATTATACCCAAAGTTTTTTACAATTTGGTAACAATTATTGTCTTTTTTTATAACAATTGATGGTAACTTTATTCCATTAAATGTTGTAGTTTTTACCATTGTATAATGTATCATATCTTCAAATATAATTTTATCTCCAACTTTTAATGGTTCATCAAAAGAGTAATCACCTATTATATCTCCAGCTAAACATGTATTTCCACCTAGTCTGTAAGTATATTTTTTTTCATTTGCTAAACCACTATTACGAACATCAGCTCTATATGGCATAGCTAAAGTATCAGGCATATGTGCTTCTGCAGATGTATCTAAAATGGCTATTTTCATTTGATTTTCTACAATATCTAAAACAGTTGCCACAAGGTACCCTGTTTGCCATCCAACTGCTTCACCTGGCTCTAAATATACTTCTAAATGAGGATATCTTTGTTTAAAGTCTTTTAAAAGATTTATAAGAGATTCTACATCATAATCTTTTCTGGTAATATGGTGTCCTCCACCAAAGTTAACCCATTTCATTTGAGGCAAAAATTCACCAAAGCTATTTTCAAAATTCTTTAAAGCACCTTCTAAAGCATCAACATTTTGCTCACATAAAGCATGAAAATGAAGACCATCAACTCCATCTAATAATTCAGGTTTAAAATTTACTTTTGTTATTCCTAATCTTGAATATGCACCGCAAGGGTTATATAAATCAACTTCAACAGAAGAATATTCTGGA from Malaciobacter molluscorum LMG 25693 includes:
- the tig gene encoding trigger factor translates to MEFNANKVDEANAVVTATVSKDLIEKNLDKVAKQAAKTLDIQGFRKGKVPVSVVKQRYAENLQQDAEGEAVRDILTNALKQLNIKNDDLVGEPAFSKYEKQDNGDIEIEIKIACKPEVDLGDYKSLIPAVEDKEISDKEIEERLEEMSKSSAPLEKIKRKRMVREGDFAVIDFEGFVDGVAFEGGKAEKYPLEIGSGSFIPGFEEQIVGMKYEEQKDVTVTFPAEYQSKELAGKEAVFKVTLHEIQEKVPAEIDDEFAKKMLPQEENATVETLKEKIKEQLKNAEMGKYYREELKPQYLDTLVEKINFALPSTVVDQEVNFALNNKVRTMTEEEIKGLQEDASKVESIRDELKGDAEKSVKATFIVDALAKAEGVDVSDQEVTQVIYYEAMQMGQNPQDVLKQYQEAGYLAAIKMSMIEDKVITKLLDEKLGK
- a CDS encoding VWA domain-containing protein — protein: MEFLYPNVLFFMLIPTILLAFFITTNKKNIENFFTKEALNRLTVQNKYMNKNTRTILFFIAILLMIISLARPVIDKKEKKIQQEKISHVIAIDISKSMLAQDVKPSRFIFAKNKLLKLLDLSKDKEVAVILFSNNSYILSPLTKDIDSLKDIVKRVDERYTFDNGSNIEVAIKSAKKLLRYVQHKNLVILTDGTEENNFEYDIKLAKKDNISIFTIGIATKNRTPIKLKDGSFLTDSNDSIVTTSLNENIKELSLNTNGAYISYTLDNYDVSSIINQVEKNSTKQEDKKTKFKIYTELFYYPLALALVILLIAFSSLPKIKYLSFVLLVFISNDAKAAITDFQTIDEATNAYKNQNYKIAEKKFKEIAKNPQGYYNLANSQYKEKKYKQALNSYKKVVTTNNDLQFKKLHNMGNTYTKLNKLEDAVKMYEKALKIKDDKQTKENLKIVKEALKKQKNKKDKQNKKDKQQNKNNKDNKNKQQNSQNKNKQENKQQQQQQNENQKEKQKKSDQEKQQSKQQKKLDKQEQNTKSQINKKKDSISNREEKKWLRQIDNDNLGVFIKKDEESKSNTKW
- the def gene encoding peptide deformylase, with amino-acid sequence MIREVITYPNKLLRTKSKDVEVFDEKLHTLLDDMYETMIAENGVGLAAIQVAVPLNVLIINLPNEQDIQDKDDLIEAINPVITHKDGVQINFEGCLSVPGFTEEVKRAQHIVIEYFDRYGNKKTVEAEDFIAVAWQHEMEHLTGHLFIENLSITKRKKFEKDWRKKIKSK
- the clpP gene encoding ATP-dependent Clp endopeptidase proteolytic subunit ClpP, whose protein sequence is MSYIPYVVEKSGRGERSYDIYSRLLKDRIIMLSGEINDQVSSTIVAQLLFLEAEDPEKDIYLYINSPGGVITSGMSIYDTMNYIKPDVCTICVGQAASMGAFLLSSGVKGKRYSLPNSRIMIHQPLGGAQGQATDIQIQAKEIQRMKDSLNKIISEQTGQSLEVIEKDTDRDNFMSADEACTYGLIDKVITSHK